The following are encoded in a window of Microbacterium sp. LWO13-1.2 genomic DNA:
- a CDS encoding homoserine dehydrogenase, which yields MTEYRRLRVALLGAGAVGSQVAALLLRHGDELADRAGAFLELAGIAVRNPDAPREVDLPQELFTTDAESLILSADIVIELIGGIEPARTNILQAIGSGADVVTANKALLATHGPELFEAADRVGASVYYEAAAAGAIPIIRPLRDSLAGDRVVRIMGIVNGTTNYILDRMETEGADFADVLADAQRLGYAEADPTADVEGYDAAQKAAILASLAFHTAVPLDAVHREGISSISASMIEEARAAGFVIKLLAVCERLESEGAESISVRVYPALVPRSHPLASVHGANNAVFVEAEAAGSLMFYGAGAGGVQTASAVLGDVVSAARRHIAGGVGVGESTRANLPIVPIGHVTTRYQITLEVADAPGVLATVAGILSDGGVSVATVVQTVEGEDEPTARLTIGTHRATDQALSDTVTALSESSVVERVVSVLRVEGE from the coding sequence ATGACTGAGTACCGACGACTTCGGGTGGCGCTGCTGGGCGCCGGTGCCGTGGGCTCCCAGGTCGCGGCCCTGCTGCTGCGACACGGCGACGAGCTCGCCGACCGCGCCGGAGCCTTCCTGGAACTGGCCGGTATCGCCGTGCGCAACCCGGATGCCCCTCGTGAGGTGGACCTGCCGCAGGAGCTGTTCACCACCGACGCGGAGTCGCTCATCCTCAGCGCCGACATCGTCATCGAGTTGATCGGCGGCATCGAGCCGGCGCGCACGAACATCCTGCAGGCGATCGGTTCCGGCGCCGATGTGGTGACGGCGAACAAAGCGCTGCTCGCCACACATGGACCAGAGCTCTTCGAAGCAGCCGACCGCGTCGGCGCCTCGGTGTACTACGAGGCCGCCGCTGCGGGAGCGATCCCGATCATCCGACCGCTGCGCGACTCGCTCGCCGGTGATCGCGTCGTACGGATCATGGGCATCGTGAACGGCACCACCAACTACATCCTCGACCGGATGGAGACCGAGGGGGCCGACTTCGCCGACGTGCTCGCCGACGCTCAGCGGCTGGGCTACGCCGAGGCCGATCCCACAGCCGACGTCGAAGGCTACGATGCCGCGCAGAAGGCGGCGATCCTCGCGAGCCTCGCCTTCCACACCGCCGTTCCCCTGGATGCCGTGCATCGGGAGGGCATCTCCTCGATCTCCGCCTCGATGATCGAAGAGGCGCGTGCCGCCGGATTCGTCATCAAGCTCCTCGCCGTCTGCGAGCGGCTGGAGTCCGAGGGTGCCGAGTCGATCTCGGTGCGCGTCTATCCCGCGCTTGTTCCGCGGTCGCATCCGCTCGCTTCCGTGCACGGCGCGAACAACGCCGTCTTCGTCGAGGCCGAGGCCGCGGGCTCCTTGATGTTCTACGGCGCCGGCGCCGGTGGCGTGCAGACCGCATCCGCGGTGCTGGGCGACGTCGTCTCCGCGGCACGCCGCCACATCGCCGGCGGAGTCGGCGTCGGGGAGTCCACCAGGGCCAACCTCCCGATCGTGCCGATCGGGCACGTCACCACTCGTTACCAGATCACGCTCGAAGTGGCCGATGCGCCCGGCGTGCTCGCCACCGTCGCCGGCATCCTCAGCGACGGCGGCGTCTCCGTCGCCACCGTCGTGCAGACCGTGGAGGGTGAGGACGAGCCGACCGCGCGTCTCACCATCGGCACGCACCGCGCGACCGACCAGGCTCTCAGCGACACCGTCACGGCTCTCTCCGAGAGCTCCGTCGTCGAGCGCGTGGTCTCCGTCCTGCGCGTGGAAGGCGAGTGA
- the thrB gene encoding homoserine kinase, producing MTVAAGRTVEVRVPATSANLGPGFDTLGLALSVYDSLLVTALPAGALEIEVSGSGADEISRDDSNLIVRTVAHVYADVERPMPGLRIVAENGVPHGRGLGSSGAAVAAGVLAAKGLLAGDVEISDDDLLRLATEMEGHPDNVAPALFGGLTIAWMGERGAQHKKLLVHRGVSPLVLVPAYTMSTSLARSLQPPQVSREDAVFNVSRSALLIAALTQSPELLFDATADRLHQDYRAEAMPETQRLVQALRRAGFAAVVSGAGPSVLVLADGSGSRQDAVELAGSVTDTPWEALLLAVDVRGGTVGIRAEGST from the coding sequence GTGACCGTGGCAGCGGGACGCACCGTCGAGGTGCGGGTCCCGGCGACGAGCGCGAACCTCGGACCGGGCTTCGACACGCTGGGCCTGGCGCTCAGCGTCTACGACTCGCTCCTCGTGACGGCGCTGCCCGCCGGCGCGCTCGAGATCGAGGTGTCCGGTTCCGGCGCCGACGAGATCTCTCGCGACGATTCCAACCTCATCGTCCGCACCGTCGCCCACGTCTACGCCGACGTGGAGCGTCCGATGCCGGGTCTGCGCATCGTCGCGGAGAACGGGGTCCCGCACGGTCGCGGCCTCGGCTCGTCCGGCGCGGCCGTGGCCGCAGGTGTGCTCGCGGCGAAGGGACTGCTCGCCGGCGACGTCGAGATCAGCGATGATGATCTGCTGCGTCTGGCCACCGAGATGGAGGGCCATCCGGACAACGTCGCGCCGGCGCTGTTCGGCGGTCTCACGATCGCGTGGATGGGTGAGCGCGGCGCCCAGCACAAGAAGCTGCTCGTGCATCGCGGTGTCTCGCCGCTCGTGCTCGTGCCCGCGTACACGATGTCGACGTCGCTCGCCCGGTCGCTGCAGCCGCCGCAGGTGTCCCGAGAAGACGCCGTCTTCAACGTCTCGCGCTCCGCGCTGCTGATCGCCGCGCTCACGCAGAGCCCTGAGCTCCTGTTCGATGCGACGGCGGACCGCCTGCATCAGGACTACCGTGCCGAAGCGATGCCCGAGACGCAGCGACTCGTGCAGGCGCTGCGACGTGCGGGCTTCGCGGCAGTGGTCTCCGGCGCGGGGCCGAGCGTGCTCGTCCTCGCAGACGGCTCAGGCAGCCGACAGGATGCCGTCGAGCTCGCGGGTTCCGTCACAGACACCCCGTGGGAGGCCCTCCTGCTCGCGGTCGACGTGCGTGGTGGTACAGTGGGGATTCGAGCGGAGGGCTCCACGTAA